In Parasegetibacter sp. NRK P23, the genomic stretch ATGTAACTTTTATACGTGCTTTAATCTTTTCTTAACAGCACTACACCCTTTATTGGTATTAGTTTTGCCATTAAGAAAGTATAGAAGAAAAGCAGTCAATTTTCTCATAAGCAGTTAGTTTTGGTTACAGCCCCTGTTTCTACAGGGGCTTTTTATTTTGAGCTGCTTTCCACCAGTGTTTCAAGAAGAAATTTCCTATTAATACACCCGCTATGTCGGCTACAATATCTTCCCATTCAAAAGACCGGTTCGGAACGAAGAAATGCTGAATGAACTCCATGATGATCCCGAACGCGATGATATAAAATGCTATCCTTGCAGATGGTGCATATTCCTGTTGAACAGAGCGTACCCAAAGAATCTGGAGTACAGCGAAGAGTACAACATGAACGGCCATATCAGTACCCGGGGGGAACTTAAAACTACCGGCGGTTTTGGGCACTTTTGATCCCGGCATACAGAGCAGAAAGATGATGGTGGAGGTCCAAAGTATTGCGAGTAGCCAGTAGCCGGTTTTGCGCGTCATGAAAAATGAAATGGTTCGTGGCTAAGATACAACGCGGTTCCGGGTAAAAAAAGGCCGGACCAAAAAGCCCGGCCTGGGGTTGGGAAAAACCCCGCCTTGAGAAACCAGCTATTTCACG encodes the following:
- a CDS encoding VanZ family protein is translated as MTRKTGYWLLAILWTSTIIFLLCMPGSKVPKTAGSFKFPPGTDMAVHVVLFAVLQILWVRSVQQEYAPSARIAFYIIAFGIIMEFIQHFFVPNRSFEWEDIVADIAGVLIGNFFLKHWWKAAQNKKPL